A part of Deltaproteobacteria bacterium genomic DNA contains:
- the ald gene encoding alanine dehydrogenase produces the protein MIIGIPKEIKAQEYRVALTPSGVAQLLKQGHRVFVEKSAGLGSGFSDNDYRHHGAVVLPDAKKLWATAELILKVKEPLPKEYAYFRPRLILFTYLHLASVPELAKALMKKKVEAIGYETVVDSGGALPLLRPMSQVAGKLAVMLGADFLRKDRGNKGVLLSSLAGARSGRVIILGAGNVGQAALQIALGLGSQVTLFDKDEKKLEQVRKLYPSSSLQTHPFNSQILEQELKISDLLIGAVLIPGARAPKLVTRHMVALMEKGSVIVDVSIDQGACVETMKATTHAKPVFDYKGILHYAVPNMPSLVSRSSTEALTAATLPYVLKLADHGLEALKQDVGFAKGLQINAGEIVHEGVKGSLTRRSL, from the coding sequence CAAAGAAATCAAGGCTCAGGAATATCGTGTGGCACTTACTCCTTCGGGTGTCGCCCAATTGCTCAAACAAGGTCATCGGGTATTTGTCGAGAAGTCCGCCGGTTTGGGATCGGGTTTTAGTGACAACGATTATCGTCATCATGGAGCCGTTGTTTTGCCGGACGCCAAAAAGCTTTGGGCCACGGCAGAGCTGATCCTCAAGGTGAAAGAACCCCTGCCCAAGGAATATGCCTATTTTAGACCCAGACTAATTTTATTTACCTATCTGCATCTGGCCTCTGTTCCAGAGTTGGCAAAGGCCTTGATGAAAAAAAAGGTGGAAGCCATTGGTTATGAAACCGTCGTGGATTCAGGGGGGGCGCTTCCTCTCTTGAGGCCCATGAGCCAGGTAGCGGGTAAACTGGCCGTGATGCTGGGAGCAGATTTTTTGCGCAAAGATCGAGGCAACAAAGGGGTTTTGCTTTCTTCGCTTGCGGGTGCTCGTAGTGGCCGGGTGATTATTCTGGGGGCAGGAAATGTAGGCCAGGCGGCCCTGCAAATAGCCTTGGGTTTAGGGTCCCAGGTGACCTTGTTCGATAAGGATGAAAAAAAACTGGAACAAGTGCGAAAGCTTTATCCTTCTTCCTCTCTTCAAACCCATCCTTTTAATTCGCAAATTTTGGAACAGGAACTGAAAATAAGCGATTTGCTCATCGGGGCGGTGCTCATCCCCGGAGCCCGCGCGCCCAAACTCGTGACACGTCACATGGTGGCCCTTATGGAGAAAGGATCTGTCATCGTCGATGTGTCGATTGATCAAGGGGCTTGCGTCGAAACCATGAAAGCCACCACCCATGCAAAACCCGTCTTTGATTACAAGGGGATCTTGCATTATGCGGTGCCCAACATGCCTTCTCTGGTGTCCCGATCTTCTACTGAGGCCTTGACGGCGGCTACACTGCCTTATGTCCTGAAGTTGGCCGATCATGGCCTGGAGGCCTTAAAACAAGATGTCGGAT